TTTTATTCCTTTTGCTCCATATGTCGTTCAAGACGGCAAGTTAATTACAGGTCAAAACCCTTTTTCAGCTAGAAAGACGGCTTTAGCAATAGTAGAAGAGCTAGAAAAGTCATAATTGTTAATGATTCAAATATAAACTAGAAAAGCAAAACCAGTGACGGTTTTGCTTTTCGACTGTTTAAATAAAGTGGTGTGATCTAGCAAGGCTAACTTTAAGGAACAATCACAAAATCAGGGTTAGCTATTGCAAAAACTGCTTCGCGGTCTGCGGCTGGTGGATAAATCCAGATGGTATTAATTTCTTGTTTAATTTTTTTAGCTTCATCACGCACAAATTGAACCTGACGATCCCAACCTTCGCTATAGAGTGCGCCCCAAGGACCTAAGTCAACACACGTCACATACTTCGGTTGACTGTATGGATGAAGTGGTAAATCAACTAGTTCTGCCGCAGCGTTGTAACCCGCTACACGGCCTAGACTCATGGCATGTTGGCAAGACATCACGTTAAAGTTACCTAAATCATCGGTTGGAACTTTTACCGTATCGCCAGTGACAAAAATATTTTTTGCTTCAGGTGCATGTAAATAAGCATCCCCTAAAATACGTCCTAAATTATCTTTTTCACCAGTAACTTGAGAGGTGAGCGAGTTGGCTCGCATGCCCGCAGTCCAGATCACGGTTTGTGTTTCGATTTTTTCGCCATTAGAAAGCGTTACCCCTGATGCATCTAGTGCTGTAACTCGTAGTCCAGCTTTACCTTCCACACCAAGCTCGCTAAGAGCTTCTCGAATAACGGTAGCAGCTTGGTCACCCATTGCTGCACCAATTTCTGTTGAGGAATCTACTAAAACAACACGTATATCAGTTTCGCCTAAAATGCTACGCAGACGTTCAGGCATTTCGGTAACGGTTTCTAGCCCAGTAAGCCCACCACCTGCAACGACCACGGTGTTACGCGCTGCATTTGCAGGTTTATGGGCTAAGTTTTTAAGATGTTGATCTAGTTTTTCGGCATCTTCTAGTGTGCTTACGCTAAAGCCATATTCGGTAAGGCCCGGTATTGGGGGCATAAACGTAGTACTTCCGGTTGCCAGAATAAAACGGTCATAGCTTAAGGTTTGTTTGCTGCCATCGGTGGTGGAAACTTCAATTGCCTGTTGGTCGACATCAATTTTATTTACCCAACCTGCTAGAAATTTAACCCCAACCACACTTAATAAATCTGAAATATCAGGGTTCATGTTTTCTAGTACAGCTTCATAAAGACGAGGACGAATATCAACATTCGGGCTAGGGGAAACCATCACTACTTCAATATTTTGTTCTTGCGACGCTAAGTAAATTGCTCTTTGTGCAGCAAGTGCAGCCCATAAACCAGCAAAGCCAGAACCAGCAATAATAATACGCTTACTCATTTGATTATCCTTTTGATAGATTTTTCGGACAACACATTCCAGCTCATCACAAAATTTAGGGTGAGCGAATCCTTTCTCTGATTGTCCGAAAAATCTGAGAAGGCGTTTAAAACGATTAGTGGAGTTTTAGCTTAGGGTTTGAGGCCCTATCAGCTCGTTAGTCGGGGGTGTCCCGCGATATTTTATTTTTCCGCATTTTTGCTGTTCTTGCTTCAATGCGATCATTGATCCAGCCATTTACATCGCTAAAAAATACGTCGGGTGCATAACGGCCAAAACGGTCTGCAATATCGCCAAGTGTATGAGCACCTAGCGCATCTCGCATGGCTTTTTCGGCCTGTAGCATGACCGCATGCACTGCACACACACCACCGGTTGCCCAATCTGGCGGGGCATGATTAAAGACCGCACATTTCCCACGAACTTCTTGGCACTCAAAAAGCGGTTTTTCACCTTCGATTGCATTCACGATATCTAAAAAACTGATTTCATGAGCGGATCGAGCGAGTAAATACCCACCACGAACACCTTCTTGAGCAATAACAAGACCTGCCTTTTCAAGTTTAGGAAAAATCTTGGCCATAAAACTCGGAGAGACTCCTTGTAATTCGGCAAGATCCTTACTACTCAAGGGTTTATCTTCATTGTTCACAAGAAAAAGAAGACAGTGAATCGCATACTCGACGCTACTAGTGATATAAGCCATTTAATTTCATAATTGATCAATTACAAACACAGACTAATAGAGTCTGTGTTTTAAGTCAACAATAAAACTAAGACAAAGTTAGTCCTAGTTTTATTTAAAGAGAATGCAAATAAGGAAAATTGACGTTATATATCTGAATTTAAATACCTTTAAAGAGAAATAAATAATTTAAAAAATATCGAAAAACTTACGAACGCCACCAATAATTTTCTATATTTGGCTCATTCAGATTTAGGATTTCGCCCATTTGTGGTGTGCTAATGCCCAAATCTTTTTGCTTAGCCAAACCGACAATACGTTCAAACGGGTCATCCCAAGCATGAAGTGCCAAATCAAAAGTACCGTTGTGTACAGGTAACAAATGACGACCTTTTAAATCGATATGTGCTTGTAACGTTTGCTCTGGTTGCATATGAACATCGGGCCATTCAGGGTCATAAGCACCAGTTTCTAACATGGTCAGATCAAATGGGCCATAACGATGTCCAATCTCTTTAAATCCATCGAAATAGCCTGTGTCACCGCTGAAAAATACACGTAAGTCATTATCAATAATTACCCACGAAGCCCAAAGGGTCGCATTACTATCGCCCATACCACGGCCTGAAAAATGATGAGCAGGGGTAGCCACCAATTTTAGTCCATCTACATGGGTAGTATCCCACCAATCAAGTTGTTGAATTTTTTCTGCTGGAATTCCCCATTTAATGAGTGTGTTACCGACACCAAGTGGTGTTAAGAAATGCTCAACTTTATCGTTAAGTTGCATAACAGCATGATAGTCGAGGTGGTCGTAGTGGTTATGCGACAAAATCACGCCTTTAATGGGTGGTAAGTCCGCAATGCTAATCGGTGGTTGGTGGAAACGTTTTGGCCCAAGCCATTGAAAAGGTGATGCACGCTCTGAAAAAACTGGGTCGGTTAACCAAAATTCATTTTGCAGTTTTAGTAAGATAGTTGAGTGGCCCAAACGAAATAGAGAGCGATCGGGTGCACTTAATAACTGCTCTTTCGACAAACTTAAAATAGGAATTTCTTTGTTTGGAACGGTGTCTTTTGGTTTGTTAAATAAAAACTTCCACATGAGCTGAAGTGTTTTGCCAAAAGAAGGCTTGTGTTGATTGGGACGCGTATTTCTAAATTTGCCATTGTGCTGTTGAGATGGCATTAAGGGAGAAGGCAAGTCTGTTGTGTTTGAAATAGTCATCTTGTTTTTCCTTATTGGAACAAACCTATATGTGCAAATAAGAACTTGGGCTAAGTGCTTATTTTGATTTATTTAAATGAGTATTTGCTCACTCATTAATTCGTTTAAAAATAAGGACGCCGCGCATCCTTAACTTTTATCTAAATTGAAACTGCATGCCAAAACGCTTCAAAACCAGATTTACGATAAAGCTCGGTTTGAGAAGGGTCTTGAGCAATAAAATTAAGTGTAACTTCTGCAAGCGCACCTAAAATTGAAGCAATAAATAACGGTGGATAATCTCTTAATTTGCCATCATTAATACGTTCTTGAATATTTTGGGTGAGGTCACAAAAGGTTTGCATGCCAATTTGTTTGCTTTGCTCGGTAATTTGTTCAGAGGTTGAAAGCTGTGCCATGACTTTGCGTTTGAGTGGAGCTTCTAAACTCCAGTCCAAATAGCTTTGCCAAATATGAGACATTTGTGTTTGCAAATCGGAGTGATCAGGGTAACCAAGCATCATGACCTGACGTAGTTCAGCCTTTAGTGAAAGATATAACTGGTTCAGCAGTTCTTCTTTATTGCTAAAATAGGTAAATAAAGTACCTTCCGCGACACCAGCGACTTTTGCAATTTTTGAGGTAGACGCACGCTCACCAAGCTCTGCTAATGTTTCAATAGCAGCACTTAAAATTGCATTACGTTTATCTTCACTGCGTGGACGAGCCATATACAAACACATTAATTGAGTGATTACTCAATCATACATAAAAATAGCAAGACAGCAAGATATATTTTGTTAGATCCACATTATTGATTCGTTCTAAAAGTAATTGGTGTTTGACCTGTCCATTTCTTAAAAGCTCGTGTGAAATTTGTAGGTTGTATATAGCCCAGATAAAGCGCAATTTCTTGTATATCCATATCACTATGAAGTAACAAATGCTCAGCTTCTTTTTGTTGAGCTTCTTCAAGCAGTTGCAGATATGAAGAACCGACTTGGTTCAAATGGCGCCGCAATGTTCGGCTAGACATGTTTAAGCGAGTCGCAATTTCATCAAATGAGGGATAACCCACCTGCGGTTTTAAGTTTAGTTCGGCCTTTACGGTCAGGCATATATCTTTAATTTGCTCGGAAAAACGGATTT
This genomic stretch from Acinetobacter oleivorans DR1 harbors:
- a CDS encoding NAD(P)/FAD-dependent oxidoreductase; this encodes MSKRIIIAGSGFAGLWAALAAQRAIYLASQEQNIEVVMVSPSPNVDIRPRLYEAVLENMNPDISDLLSVVGVKFLAGWVNKIDVDQQAIEVSTTDGSKQTLSYDRFILATGSTTFMPPIPGLTEYGFSVSTLEDAEKLDQHLKNLAHKPANAARNTVVVAGGGLTGLETVTEMPERLRSILGETDIRVVLVDSSTEIGAAMGDQAATVIREALSELGVEGKAGLRVTALDASGVTLSNGEKIETQTVIWTAGMRANSLTSQVTGEKDNLGRILGDAYLHAPEAKNIFVTGDTVKVPTDDLGNFNVMSCQHAMSLGRVAGYNAAAELVDLPLHPYSQPKYVTCVDLGPWGALYSEGWDRQVQFVRDEAKKIKQEINTIWIYPPAADREAVFAIANPDFVIVP
- a CDS encoding TetR/AcrR family transcriptional regulator, which translates into the protein MARPRSEDKRNAILSAAIETLAELGERASTSKIAKVAGVAEGTLFTYFSNKEELLNQLYLSLKAELRQVMMLGYPDHSDLQTQMSHIWQSYLDWSLEAPLKRKVMAQLSTSEQITEQSKQIGMQTFCDLTQNIQERINDGKLRDYPPLFIASILGALAEVTLNFIAQDPSQTELYRKSGFEAFWHAVSI
- a CDS encoding MBL fold metallo-hydrolase codes for the protein MTISNTTDLPSPLMPSQQHNGKFRNTRPNQHKPSFGKTLQLMWKFLFNKPKDTVPNKEIPILSLSKEQLLSAPDRSLFRLGHSTILLKLQNEFWLTDPVFSERASPFQWLGPKRFHQPPISIADLPPIKGVILSHNHYDHLDYHAVMQLNDKVEHFLTPLGVGNTLIKWGIPAEKIQQLDWWDTTHVDGLKLVATPAHHFSGRGMGDSNATLWASWVIIDNDLRVFFSGDTGYFDGFKEIGHRYGPFDLTMLETGAYDPEWPDVHMQPEQTLQAHIDLKGRHLLPVHNGTFDLALHAWDDPFERIVGLAKQKDLGISTPQMGEILNLNEPNIENYWWRS
- a CDS encoding RrF2 family transcriptional regulator, whose protein sequence is MAYITSSVEYAIHCLLFLVNNEDKPLSSKDLAELQGVSPSFMAKIFPKLEKAGLVIAQEGVRGGYLLARSAHEISFLDIVNAIEGEKPLFECQEVRGKCAVFNHAPPDWATGGVCAVHAVMLQAEKAMRDALGAHTLGDIADRFGRYAPDVFFSDVNGWINDRIEARTAKMRKNKISRDTPD